In Cheilinus undulatus linkage group 14, ASM1832078v1, whole genome shotgun sequence, a genomic segment contains:
- the LOC121521350 gene encoding sterile alpha motif domain-containing protein 12-like — MDLTKRVSLWSVEEVLEWVQDQYPAHMGTLQKAIIKHAISGRALLRLKDHHLELLGVEDEEQQQEMLSDLLLLRVQEEIDELNDICEECFSP, encoded by the exons ATGGATCTTACAAAACGAGTGTCACTGTGGTCCGTGGAGGAGGTTCTGGAGTGGGTGCAGGATCAGTATCCAGCCCACATGGGCACGCTTCAGAAAGCCATCATTAAACACGCTATATCAG GCCGTGCGTTGCTGAGACTGAAGGATCATCACCTGGAGCTCCTCGGCgtggaggatgaggagcagcagcaggaaatgTTGTcagacctcctcctcctccgagTTCAAGAAGAAATTGATGAACTCAATGACATCTGCGAGG aGTGTTTTTCGCCATAA